A single Antechinus flavipes isolate AdamAnt ecotype Samford, QLD, Australia chromosome 5, AdamAnt_v2, whole genome shotgun sequence DNA region contains:
- the LOC127564151 gene encoding keratin, type II microfibrillar, component 7C-like → MSCYSFQAKSSSRIRNFSSCSAFVPRMGDRCCITAAPYRGVSCYRGLTGFGSRSVCGGYRAGSCGRSFGYRSGGVCGPSPPCITTVSVNESLLTPLNLEVDPNAQCVKHEEKEQIKCLNSKFAAFIDKVRFLEQQNKLLETKWQFYQSRKCCESNLEPLFQGYIETLKRELECVEADSGRLASELNHVQEVLEGYKKKYEEEVVLRATAENEFVILKKNVDCAYLQKSDLEANAEALTEEIQFLRALYEEEIRVLHTHISDTSIVVKMDNSRDLSMDCVIAEIKAQYDDIASRSRAEAESWYRSKCEEMKATVIRHGESLRRTKEEINELNRMIQRLTAEVENAKCQNSKLEAAVTQSEQHGEAALNDARCKLAGLEEALQKAKQDMACLLKEYQEVMNSKLGLDIEIATYKRLLEGEEQRLCEGVGAVNVCVSSSRGGVVCGNLCVSGSRPVTGSVCSAPCSGNLVVSTGGSCVPCSQSFSRGSSRSVRFA, encoded by the exons ATGTCTTGTTATTCCTTCCAAGCCAAGTCAAGCAGTAGAATCCGGAACTTCAGCTCCTGCTCAGCCTTCGTGCCCAGGATGGGTGACCGCTGCTGCATCACTGCTGCTCCCTACCGAGGAGTGTCCTGCTACAGGGGACTGACTGGCTTTGGCAGCCGCAGCGTCTGTGGAGGCTACAGGGCTGGCTCCTGCGGCCGTAGCTTTGGCTACCGCTCTGGCGGAGTGTGCGGACCCAGCCCCCCCTGCATCACCACTGTGTCTGTCAACGAGAGCCTCCTGACCCCCCTCAACTTGGAGGTCGATCCCAATGCTCAGTGTGTGAAACACGAGGAGAAGGAACAGATTAAGTGCCTGAACAGCAAGTTCGCAGCCTTCATCGACAAG GTTCGATTTCTGGAACAGCAGAACAAACTCCTGGAGACCAAGTGGCAATTCTACCAGAGCCGGAAATGCTGTGAGAGCAACCTGGAGCCCCTGTTCCAGGGATACATTGAGACCCTGAAGCGGGAACTAGAGTGTGTGGAGGCTGACAGTGGGCGCCTGGCATCTGAACTCAACCATGTGCAGGAAGTGCTGGAGGGCTACAAGAAGAA ATATGAAGAGGAGGTGGTCCTGAGGGCAACAGCAGAGAATGAATTTGTAATCCTAAAGAAG AATGTGGATTGTGCCTACCTCCAAAAATCAGACTTGGAAGCCAATGCAGAAGCCCTAACAGAGGAGATTCAATTCCTGAGAGCTCTGTATGAAGAG GAGATCCGAGTCCTCCACACCCACATCTCCGATACCTCCATCGTGGTGAAGATGGATAACAGCCGAGACCTCAGCATGGACTGTGTCATTGCTGAAATCAAGGCTCAATACGATGACATTGCCAGCCGCAGCCGGGCTGAGGCCGAGTCCTGGTACCGCAGCAAG TGTGAGGAGATGAAAGCCACAGTGATCCGCCATGGGGAAAGTCTGCGTAGAACTAAGGAGGAGATCAATGAGCTGAACCGCATGATCCAGAGATTGACTGCTGAAGTGGAAAATGCCAAGTGCCAG AATTCCAAGCTGGAGGCTGCTGTGACACAGTCTGAGCAGCATGGTGAGGCTGCCCTCAATGATGCCCGCTGCAAGCTGGCAGGTCTGGAGGAGGCTCTGCAGAAGGCCAAGCAGGACATGGCTTGTCTGCTGAAGGAGTACCAGGAGGTTATGAACTCCAAGCTAGGTCTGGACATTGAGATTGCCACCTACAAACGGCTGCTGGAGGGCGAGGAGCAAAG GTTGTGTGAAGGTGTTGGAGCTGTGAATGTCT GTGTGAGCAGCTCCCGGGGCGGAGTGGTCTGCGGAAATCTCTGTGTGTCGGGCTCACGTCCAGTAACGGGCAGCGTCTGCAGCGCCCCGTGTAGTGGGAATCTGGTGGTGAGCACTGGGGGCTCCTGTGTGCCCTGCTCTCAGAGCTTCAGTCGCGGGAGCAGCCGCTCGGTCCGGTTTGCTTAG